Proteins co-encoded in one Malus domestica chromosome 09, GDT2T_hap1 genomic window:
- the LOC103453575 gene encoding serine/threonine-protein phosphatase 7 inactive homolog isoform X1 — protein MHGEGGDRRKERMKSDCRKIMESINAMCFENLNDEQVHSLVLMREIARGVLTNRVEKVTSSDVKKALSSSIEKMVDSSREVANILGGISCDGLGTDDVKKVTSMKEIAMGIVSKRPRVVTMLGCEPGELGDGVDDYDVSEKNVWSGGIESEFRNEDGTPSELGESPVYGVTHASNGNSQLEGLESERTIGEDMYAAVEAVSKDEDGWTAMGGSVADAMMNAGHEEHFGRVEGLMFEDDCLVVVADEFGSEDCQVGVQNSLSQSTRQHPFLWPSDDGINLEWVCGMMSALEQSPENFQSVLSVSLVDKLIDTASSILCKEPNCVAVDCHKEDSRVVVVGDIHGQFRDLLHLFEHAGFPSDNQFYVFNGNYVNRGASGLDVFMVLLAWKVLMPSRVYLLRGNQESKYCTSIWGFEAEVKAKIGDQGEYVYNKCLDCFKELPLASIIANCVYTTHGGLFRSMCTTPSRRSKRKREEKLELGCLEDLSKVERSLIDAPDEGPNILLTDVLWSDPSKEDGLVEKTFRERGLWWGPDCTEAFLKQSKLKLIIRSHEGPDVRADQDEFGDMLSGYSLDHAGDSGKLYTLFSAANYSQFDKKRYNNEGVYALLEPPNFQSPSFHSFMAAGRPKVDAYVDNGDKGLVVVGEPDLASVSATGATSLSQTSVPPCSSSEVNFEALGISNPPSCSVMVADDAGGTQLVQVPKAPVVEGLPLPSDLQEPHKAAYKYFLELIAGLKHMISTREVQTGTNESTMQKRARHQIETPQEVNLKPEE, from the exons ATGCACGGAGAAG GCGGGGACCGTCGAAAGGAGAGGATGAAAAGCGACTGCAGGAAGATCATGGAGAGCATCAATGCAATGTGTTTCGAAAACCTGAACGACGAGCAGGTGCACTCGCTGGTGCTGATGCGGGAAATCGCGCGCGGAGTTTTGACTAATCGGGTCGAGAAGGTAACCTCCAGCGACGTCAAAAAGGCCTTGTCTTCGAGCATTGAGAAGATG GTGGATTCTTCTAGGGAGGTGGCGAACATTTTGGGTGGGATTTCGTGTGATGGGTTGGGTACGGACGATGTCAAAAAGGTGACGAGTATGAAGGAGATTGCAATGGGGATTGTGAGCAAACGACCCAGAGTTGTAACCATGCTGGGTTGTGAGCCTGGTGAACTG GGTGATGGAGTTGATGATTATGATGTAAGTGAAAAGAATGTGTGGAGTGGAGGGATAGAAAGCGAGTTTAGAAATGAGGATGGGACCCCAAGTGAGTTGGGGGAAAGCCCGGTTTATGGGGTAACACATGCGTCCAATGGGAATTCCCAGTTGGAAGGACTAGAGTCTGAGAGGACGATTGGTGAAGATATGTATGCAGCAGTGGAAGCAGTTTCCAAAGATGAAGACGGTTGGACAGCGATGGGAGGAAGTGTTGCGGACGCAATGATGAATGCTGGCCATGAGGAGCACTTTGGCAGGGTTGAAGGGTTGATGTTCGAAGATGATTGCCTCGTGGTGGTAGCTGATGAGTTTGGGAGTGAAGATTGTCAAGTTGGGGTGCAGAATTCTTTGTCACAGTCAACCCGTCAGCACCCTTTTTTGTGGCCTTCAGATGACGGGATAAACTTAGAGTGGGTTTGCGGCATGATGTCTGCTCTTGAGCAGTCACCAGAGAATTTTCAATCAGTGTTGTCAGTTTCTTTGGTGGATAAATTGATTGATACTGCTTCAAGTATCCTTTGCAAGGAGCCGAACTGTGTGGCAGTTGATTGTCATAAAGAGGATTCAAGAGTTGTTGTAGTTGGCGACATTCATGGACAGTTTCGTGATTTACTCCATCTCTTTGAACATGCTGGGTTTCCCTCTGACAACCAATTTTATGTTTTCAATGGAAATTATGTTAATAGAGGAGCATCGGGCTTAGATGTGTTTATGGTCTTGTTGGCTTGGAAG gtCTTGATGCCTTCTAGAGTATATCTACTTCGTGGGAACCAGGAGTCTAAATATTGCACATCTATTTGGGGTTTTGAGGCAGAGGTTAAGGCTAAAATCGGTGATCAAGGTGAATATGTCTATAATAAATGTCTTGACTGCTTTAAAGAGCTCCCTTTGGCTTCGATCATAGCCAATTGTGTATATACCACCCATGGAGGTCTTTTTCGGAGCATGTGTACTACCCCTTCGAGAAGATCCAAAAGAAAGAGGGAAGAAAAGCTggaactaggttgtttagaAGATTTATCTAAAGTTGAAAGATCTCTTATAGATGCTCCAGATGAAGGACCAAATATATTACTGACTGATGTGCTATGGTCTGATCCATCAAAGGAAGATGGTTTAGTTGAAAAAACATTTCGAGAACGGGGTCTTTGGTGGGGTCCTGATTGTACTGAGGCTTTTCTAAAACAATCCAAGTTAAAG TTGATCATTCGATCACATGAAGGCCCAGATGTAAGGGCGGATCAAGATGAATTTGGTGACATGCTAAGTGGGTACAGTTTGGATCATGCCGGAGACTCGGGGAAACTGTACACACTGTTTAGTGCTGCAAATTATTCACAG TTCGATAAGAAGAGGTATAACAATGAAGGGGTCTATGCTCTTTTGGAGCCTCCTAATTTTCAATCTCCTTCCTTCCACTCATTCATGGCTGCAGGGAGGCCAAAG GTAGATGCTTATGTTGATAATGGTGACAAAGGTTTGGTCGTTGTTGGTGAACCAGACTTGGCATCAGTG TCTGCAACTGGTGCCACCTCTTTGTCTCAAACATCTGTTCCACCTTGTAGTAGTTCTGAGGTTAACTTCGAGGCGTTGGGCATTTCTAATCCCCCTTCTTGCAGTGTTATGGTGGCAGATGATGCAGGTGGCACCCAACTTGTCCAAGTTCCAAAGGCTCCTGTGGTGGAAGGATTGCCTCTGCCTTCTGACTTACAG GAGCCGCACAAAGCTGCTTATAAGTATTTCTTGGAGCTAATTGCTGGTCTGAAGCATATGATTTCAACAAGG GAAGTTCAGACTGGGACGAATGAGTCAACCATGCAAAAGAGAGCTCGGCATCAAATAGAGACGCCACAAGAGGTCAACTTGAAACCTGAGGAGTAG
- the LOC103453576 gene encoding uncharacterized protein produces the protein MTSTSVKPNLLPPGLVSNLQDVLSKRAGGEGEKAAKSTEPPTSEAATTAEEDPNDSSKPIVLVTNGDGIESPGLTFLVEALVRQGLYNVHVCAPQLDKSVSGHSVTLQETVAVSSADINGATAYEVSGTPVDCVSLALSGALFSWSKPLLVISGINRGSSCGHHILYSGAVAGAREALISGVPSLSISLNWRKGESQENDFKDAVSVCLPLINAAIRDIDKGVFPKSCFLNIEIPSSPLSNKGFKLTKQSKLRSSACWQAVSASRYPAGHFMNSQQSLGIQLAQLGRDASAAGAARRVTKQRMNVEIESTGAAGKSDFERVKKYFRLEFVEKEQEDTDEDLDFRALESGFVSVTPLALSPDLESETQTAASNWISSALQEQ, from the exons ATGACTTCCACATCTGTGAAACCCAATTTGTTGCCTCCGGGCTTGGTCTCCAATCTGCAAGATGTATTGAGCAAAAGGGCTGGTGGGGAAGGAGAGAAAGCTGCTAAATCCACTGAGCCCCCTACTTCTGAAGCTGCTACCACTGCGGAGGAGGACCCCAATGACAGCTCCAAGCCTATTGTTTTGGTCACCAATGGCGATGGGATTGAGTCCCCTGGCCTCACTTTCCTCGTTGAAGCTCTGGTCCGCCAAGGCCTTTACAATGTCCATGTCTGCGCTCCTCAATT GGACAAATCAGTGTCAGGTCATTCTGTGACCCTCCAAGAAACGGTTGCTGTGAGTTCTGCTGATATAAATGGTGCCACAGCATATGAAGTTTCAG GGACTCCCGTGGATTGTGTTTCATTAGCGTTATCTGGGGCACTGTTTTCTTGGTCAAAGCCTTTGCTG GTAATTAGTGGAATCAACCGGGGATCAAGCTGTGGTCATCATAT ATTGTACTCTGGTGCTGTTGCTGGAGCTAGGGAAGCATTGATAAGCGGAGTACCATCTTTATCAATATCACTAAATTG GAGGAAGGGTGAAAGTCAAGAAAATGATTTCAAAGATGCTGTTTCTGTATGTTTACCTTTGATAAATGCAGCTATAAGGGATATTGACAAGGGAGTTTTCCCCAAAAGTTGCTTCCTGAATATAGAGATTCCATCGTCTCCTTTGTCAAATaag GGTTTTAAATTAACCAAGCAAAGCAAGTTGAGATCTAGTGCTTGCTGGCAAGCTGTTTCAGCTAGTCGTTATCCTGCTGGACATTTTATGAACAGTCAACAAAGCCTTGGTATTCAGCTTGCACAGCTTGGTCGCGATGCTTCTGCTGCT GGTGCAGCTCGCCGTGTGACAAAACAGAGGATGAATGTGGAGATTGAATCAACTGGAGCTGCGGGAAAATCTGATTTTGAGCGGGTGAAAAAATACTTCCGATTAGAG TTTGTGGAGAAGGAGCAGGAAGATACGGATGAGGATCTGGATTTCAGAGCACTTGAAAGCGGATTT GTTTCGGTGACCCCTCTCGCCCTTTCACCAGATCTTGAATCAGAAACTCAAACAGCTGCCTCCAACTGGATCTCTTCTGCACTTCAAGAGCAATAA
- the LOC103453574 gene encoding protein MAIN-LIKE 2-like translates to MESRIDPGPVDKSVLYDQENHISSAIWDGQERGVLRCHEHTSMLEQWRLIPQQVELVEKAGFKHFRSIPTIVLDNSLISALVERWRRETNTFHLPLGEMTVTLEDVALILGLPIDGKPVIGVPVKTPNSVCEDLLGKSPKDLNGGMMKLNWLRECFSRCPEDAPIEEIERHTRAYLLYIVGCTIFSTTTGNKVSVTFLPLFEKFEEAGKYAWGAAALAFLYRALGNASLKSQGTISGSLTLLQCWSYYHLNVGQPKFNEESSDGFFPFALRWKGRSTGSRSKTNIVAYRKALDSLQPFDVKWFPYKDLDHTIIPEDIINNLILRTSKTILICFGKAERHLPDRCLRQFGMLQHIPEDVQKWERKIPAVDQGVDLSTDVELGGKGKMRSEIKEWLERRVHILEGNDGVDENTYMDWYERITRKYVGRPESLESEFQRIAASMRDIASIADTLSRDQMNPQDGELLDEIKKTVHVCLTDVVGNSKNGRAKNAVKRKREGG, encoded by the exons TTCGATGCTTGAGCAATGGAGACTCATACCTCAACAAGTTGAGTTGGTTGAGAAGGCCGGTTTTAAACACTTCAGATCAATACCGACAATTGTTCTTGACAATTCACTAATATCGGCACTTGTTGAGAGGTGGAGGAGAGAAACAAATACATTTCATTTGCCTCTTGGAGAAATGACTGTAACGCTTGAGGATGTTGCACTTATACTTGGGCTACCAATCGATGGAAAACCTGTTATTGGTGTACCGGTGAAGACACCCAACTCGGTATGTGAAGACTTGCTTGGGAAATCACCGAAGGACCTGAATGGGGGAATGATGAAGCTAAATTGGTTGAGAGAGTGTTTTTCTAGATGTCCTGAAGATGCACCGATTGAAGAGATTGAGCGCCACACTCGTGCTTACCTCCTATATATTGTTGGTTGTACAATATTTTCCACAACCACTGGAAATAAAGTCTCTGTTACATTTCTTCCGCTGTTTGAAAAGTTTGAAGAAGCTGGAAAATATGCATGGGGTGCAGCAGCATTGGCATTCCTCTATAGAGCTCTTGGTAATGCCTCCCTTAAATCTCAAGGCACGATTAGTGGCTCTTTGACGCTACTGCAG TGCTGGAGTTACTATCACCTGAATGTTGGCCAACCGAAGTTCAATGAAGAGTCGAGCGATGGTTTTTTTCCATTTGCTCTTAGGTGGAAAGGGAGATCAACTGGATCAAGATCGAAAACCAACATAGTTGCCTACCGCAAGGCCTTGGATTCGCTTCAACCTTTTGAT GTTAAGTGGTTTCCATACAAAGATTTGGATCACACAATTATACCGGAAGATATAATAAACAATCTGATTTTACGGACTTCAAAAACGATCCTGATATGCTTTGGCAAGGCAGAAAGACACCTCCCTGATCGCTGCCTCAGGCAGTTTGGCATGCTTCAACATATACCAGAGGATGTCCAGAAATGGGAGAGGAAGATTCCTGCAGTTGATCAGGGGGTAGACTTGTCAACGGATGTAGAGTTGGGGGGCAAAGGAAAAATGCGCTCAGAGATCAAGGAATGGTTAGAGCGTCGAGTCCATATTTTGGAAGGTAACGATGGTGTTGATGAAAACACGTACATGGATTGGTACGAGAGAATTACCCGCAAATATGTGGGGAGGCCTGAATCTTTAGAATCTGAGTTTCAGAGAATA GCTGCTTCTATGAGAGATATTGCGAGCATAGCTGATACATTGTCAAGAGACCAGATGAACCCCCAAGATGGGGAGTTACTTGATGAAATCAAGAAGACGGTGCATGTATGCTTGACGGATGTCGTTGGGAATTCTAAAAATGGCAGGGCTAAGAATGCCGTGAAACGTAAGAGAGAGGGAGGATGA
- the LOC103453575 gene encoding serine/threonine-protein phosphatase 7-like isoform X2, translating to MHGEGGDRRKERMKSDCRKIMESINAMCFENLNDEQVHSLVLMREIARGVLTNRVEKVTSSDVKKALSSSIEKMVDSSREVANILGGISCDGLGTDDVKKVTSMKEIAMGIVSKRPRVVTMLGCEPGELGDGVDDYDVSEKNVWSGGIESEFRNEDGTPSELGESPVYGVTHASNGNSQLEGLESERTIGEDMYAAVEAVSKDEDGWTAMGGSVADAMMNAGHEEHFGRVEGLMFEDDCLVVVADEFGSEDCQVGVQNSLSQSTRQHPFLWPSDDGINLEWVCGMMSALEQSPENFQSVLSVSLVDKLIDTASSILCKEPNCVAVDCHKEDSRVVVVGDIHGQFRDLLHLFEHAGFPSDNQFYVFNGNYVNRGASGLDVFMVLLAWKVLMPSRVYLLRGNQESKYCTSIWGFEAEVKAKIGDQGEYVYNKCLDCFKELPLASIIANCVYTTHGGLFRSMCTTPSRRSKRKREEKLELGCLEDLSKVERSLIDAPDEGPNILLTDVLWSDPSKEDGLVEKTFRERGLWWGPDCTEAFLKQSKLKLIIRSHEGPDVRADQDEFGDMLSGYSLDHAGDSGKLYTLFSAANYSQFDKKRYNNEGVYALLEPPNFQSPSFHSFMAAGRPKVDAYVDNGDKGLVVVGEPDLASVSATGATSLSQTSVPPCSSSEVNFEALGISNPPSCSVMVADDAGGTQLVQVPKAPVVEGLPLPSDLQVLDLSGAAQSCL from the exons ATGCACGGAGAAG GCGGGGACCGTCGAAAGGAGAGGATGAAAAGCGACTGCAGGAAGATCATGGAGAGCATCAATGCAATGTGTTTCGAAAACCTGAACGACGAGCAGGTGCACTCGCTGGTGCTGATGCGGGAAATCGCGCGCGGAGTTTTGACTAATCGGGTCGAGAAGGTAACCTCCAGCGACGTCAAAAAGGCCTTGTCTTCGAGCATTGAGAAGATG GTGGATTCTTCTAGGGAGGTGGCGAACATTTTGGGTGGGATTTCGTGTGATGGGTTGGGTACGGACGATGTCAAAAAGGTGACGAGTATGAAGGAGATTGCAATGGGGATTGTGAGCAAACGACCCAGAGTTGTAACCATGCTGGGTTGTGAGCCTGGTGAACTG GGTGATGGAGTTGATGATTATGATGTAAGTGAAAAGAATGTGTGGAGTGGAGGGATAGAAAGCGAGTTTAGAAATGAGGATGGGACCCCAAGTGAGTTGGGGGAAAGCCCGGTTTATGGGGTAACACATGCGTCCAATGGGAATTCCCAGTTGGAAGGACTAGAGTCTGAGAGGACGATTGGTGAAGATATGTATGCAGCAGTGGAAGCAGTTTCCAAAGATGAAGACGGTTGGACAGCGATGGGAGGAAGTGTTGCGGACGCAATGATGAATGCTGGCCATGAGGAGCACTTTGGCAGGGTTGAAGGGTTGATGTTCGAAGATGATTGCCTCGTGGTGGTAGCTGATGAGTTTGGGAGTGAAGATTGTCAAGTTGGGGTGCAGAATTCTTTGTCACAGTCAACCCGTCAGCACCCTTTTTTGTGGCCTTCAGATGACGGGATAAACTTAGAGTGGGTTTGCGGCATGATGTCTGCTCTTGAGCAGTCACCAGAGAATTTTCAATCAGTGTTGTCAGTTTCTTTGGTGGATAAATTGATTGATACTGCTTCAAGTATCCTTTGCAAGGAGCCGAACTGTGTGGCAGTTGATTGTCATAAAGAGGATTCAAGAGTTGTTGTAGTTGGCGACATTCATGGACAGTTTCGTGATTTACTCCATCTCTTTGAACATGCTGGGTTTCCCTCTGACAACCAATTTTATGTTTTCAATGGAAATTATGTTAATAGAGGAGCATCGGGCTTAGATGTGTTTATGGTCTTGTTGGCTTGGAAG gtCTTGATGCCTTCTAGAGTATATCTACTTCGTGGGAACCAGGAGTCTAAATATTGCACATCTATTTGGGGTTTTGAGGCAGAGGTTAAGGCTAAAATCGGTGATCAAGGTGAATATGTCTATAATAAATGTCTTGACTGCTTTAAAGAGCTCCCTTTGGCTTCGATCATAGCCAATTGTGTATATACCACCCATGGAGGTCTTTTTCGGAGCATGTGTACTACCCCTTCGAGAAGATCCAAAAGAAAGAGGGAAGAAAAGCTggaactaggttgtttagaAGATTTATCTAAAGTTGAAAGATCTCTTATAGATGCTCCAGATGAAGGACCAAATATATTACTGACTGATGTGCTATGGTCTGATCCATCAAAGGAAGATGGTTTAGTTGAAAAAACATTTCGAGAACGGGGTCTTTGGTGGGGTCCTGATTGTACTGAGGCTTTTCTAAAACAATCCAAGTTAAAG TTGATCATTCGATCACATGAAGGCCCAGATGTAAGGGCGGATCAAGATGAATTTGGTGACATGCTAAGTGGGTACAGTTTGGATCATGCCGGAGACTCGGGGAAACTGTACACACTGTTTAGTGCTGCAAATTATTCACAG TTCGATAAGAAGAGGTATAACAATGAAGGGGTCTATGCTCTTTTGGAGCCTCCTAATTTTCAATCTCCTTCCTTCCACTCATTCATGGCTGCAGGGAGGCCAAAG GTAGATGCTTATGTTGATAATGGTGACAAAGGTTTGGTCGTTGTTGGTGAACCAGACTTGGCATCAGTG TCTGCAACTGGTGCCACCTCTTTGTCTCAAACATCTGTTCCACCTTGTAGTAGTTCTGAGGTTAACTTCGAGGCGTTGGGCATTTCTAATCCCCCTTCTTGCAGTGTTATGGTGGCAGATGATGCAGGTGGCACCCAACTTGTCCAAGTTCCAAAGGCTCCTGTGGTGGAAGGATTGCCTCTGCCTTCTGACTTACAGGTGCTAGATCTTTCAG GAGCCGCACAAAGCTGCTTATAA